The sequence CCACGGCTCGCCGAAGGCGATCGCGGGGTCGGGCGACGCGAGCCACACCCGGTCGCCCGAGGCGTGGCGACGACGCGACGCGAAGAAGCTCCGCTGGCGGTAGTCGAGGCGCCCGAGCTGGCGGTCCACCCCCCAGAGGTCGAGGCCTGGGGCCAGCGGAAGCGCCCAGTAGCTCGCCTCCTGCACGGCCTCGTACCCGAGCAACGTCAGGCGGCGGCGGCGCTGCTCGTCGGTGCCTCGCCACAGCGCGCGGGTGGTCTTGGCGACGCCCGCGATCGTGCTGATCGTGCCGCCGAGCTCGTCCAAGTGGAGCCCTCGCGCGACGAGGCCGACCGCGCGCGACGCGGAGTCCTTCTTGCGCGGCTCCTCCGCGACGCCGTGGCCGCGGAGTCCGTCGCCAGCCGTGCGGCGAAAGAGCCTGCCGAAGCCGTCGAGCCCGTCGTACCAGTCGTGGTTGCCCGGGATCGCGAGCAAGAGGCGCGGCGGTGCGGCGGGATCGAACGTGGGCTCGAGGAGCTCGTTCCACGGCTCGAGCACCCGGCGGAAGATCTCGTCGGCGGTGGCCACTGGGTACGCCGTGTCGCCGCCGAACAGCAGCACGTCTCCGCGGGGCAGGACGCGCTCGCCCTCGCCCTCGCCTTCGCAGGCGTCGTCGCCAAGGACGGTATACTCGGAGAAGACCATGCGGCCCACCTCCCGGCTCACATCGCGGTCGTCCCCCGTGTCGGCCACCCAGTCGACCCAGAGCGGCCGCCCGAGGCCCTCCAGCACCGTCGGCGCGTCGGCCCGGAGGCGCAGCACCTCCGCCACGGCGCGGAGCAGCTCCTCGGGCGAGAGCGGTCGCATCCAGTCGCGCGCGTCGACGGCCTCGCGCGCGATCGCGGTCGAGACCAAATTTCGAAAGTGCCCCCACAGCGACGTCGCCCCGTACCACCGAATCCCGAACGGCGCGGTGGCGCCCTGGCGGAACACGACGGGCGCCGCGCGGTCCCCCCGCGGCGCGAGGCGCACCGGAGCGCTCACGGGCTCACGGGCGCGCGGAGGGGAGCCTGCCTATAGAAATACCGCGATCTCATCGAGCTCCTTTTTGCGCAGCGTGGGCACCTGCGCGCCCTCCGCGGGATACCCCACGACGAGGAGCAGATAGGGCCGCTCGTGCGCAGGCCTCCCGAGCAGCTTCGAGAGGAAGCCCATGGGGCTCGGCGTGTGGGTCAGCGTGGCGAGCCCGGCGTGGTGGAGCGCGGCGATGAGAAAGCCGGTGGCGATGCCCACCGACTCTTGAACATAGTAATGCTTGGTGCGCGCGCCGTCGGCGGCGAGGCCGTGGCTCTCGGCGAAGATGGCGATGAGATACGGCGCGGTCTCGAGAAAGGGCTTGTCGGCGTCGGTGCCGAGCGGCGCGAGGGCGGCGAGCCACTCCTCGGGCGCCCGGCCGCCGTAGAACGCGTGCTCCTCGGCCTCGGCCGCCTCGCGAATGCGCCGTTTGGTCGCGGGATCTCCCACGACCACGAACCGCCAGGGCTGGAGGTTGGCGCCGCTCGGGGCCGTGCCCGCGGCCCGGATCGCGTCGGCGATCGCCTCCCGAGGGACGGGCTTCGGGGAGAAGCTCCGCACCGAGCGGCGCGCGCGGAGCTCTTGGTAGAACGCCGCCGCGCGCGCGCGCATGTCGTCGCTCGTGCGCTCGTGGAAGACGAGAGGCTCCTCTGCCACCGTCACACCGTTAGCGCTGCGGGCGCGTCTGGCGTTGCTCCACCATCGAGCGGAGCTCCTCGGGCTCGAGCGAGCGGCTCAGCGCTTCCTCGAGAGACACGTAGCGACGCATGAGCAGGTTGAAGAGCGACTGGTTCAGGGTCTGCATGCCAAACTTGTCTTGGCCAATCTGCATCTGGCCATAGATCTGCTGTATCTTCGACTCGCGGATCAGGTTCCGGATGGCCACGTTCGGCACGAGCACCTCGAGGGCCATGCACCGCCCGGGCGCGCCGGCGCGCGGCAGGAGCTGCTGCGAAATGACGGCCTGGAGCACGAACGAGAGCTTCGAGCGGATCTGCTCCTGCTGGTGGGGCGGGAACACGTCGATGATGCGGTTGATCGTGGAGATCGCGCTGTTCGTGTGGAGCGTCGCGAAGACGAGGTGACCGGTCTCGCTGATCGTGAGCGCCGCCTCGATGGTCTCGAGGTCGCGGAGCTCGCCGAGCAGCACGACGTCGGGGTCCTGCCGCAGCACGTACTTGAGCGCCCCGCCGAAGCTCGCGGTGTCTTGCCCCACCTCTCGCTGGTTGACGACCGACAGTTTGTGCGGGTGCAGGTACTCGATCGGATCTTCGATGGTGAGGATGTGGAGACGCTGCTCGGAGTTTATCTTGTCGATGATCGACGCGAGCGTGGTGGTCTTGCCCGAGCCGGTCGGCCCCGTCACCAGGATGAGGCCGTTCGGCTTCTGGGTGAGCTCGGAGATGATCGGCGGGAGGCCGAGCTCCTCGAAGCTCAAGATCTTGAACGGGATGGTGCGCAGCGCCCCCGCTACGGCGCCGCGCTGGATGAAGAAGTTCGCGCGAAAACGCGAGAGGCCCTTCACCGTGAAGCTGAGGTCGAGCTCGTTGTCGCGCTCGAACTGGATCTTCTGCTCTTCGGTGAGCACCGAGTAGCAGAGCGCCTTCGTCTCGGTGGGGCCGAAGGGCGGCAGCTTCAGGGGGATGACCTCGCCGTCGATGCGCAGCAGCGGGGGCGTCCCCACGGTGATGTGCATGTCGCTCGCGCCCTTGTCCACCATGGCCTTCAGCAGCTGGTGGAGGTTGACGCGGAGCTCGGGGGGCTGTTGTTGCGACATCGATCTTTTCGGTGGGCTCTACGGTGGGGCGCTTCGGCAGGCTTCCGCGGTCAGCCGTCGGACATGGTGACGCGGAGGACCTCTTCGGTGGTGGTCACCCCGTCGAGGACCTTGAGGATCCCCGCGGCGCGAAGGCTGCACATGCCGCCCTTGATCGCTCCGAGCTTGAGCTCGGCGGTGGACGACCCCTGGAGCACCATCTCCTTCAGGTTCTCGGTGAAGCGCATGACCTCGTAGAGCGCGACGCGGCCCTTGTAGCCGCTGCCGTTGCACGTGCGGCAGCCCGCGCCCTTGGAGAGCCGGCCCTGGCATCGCGCGATCTGCTCGGCGTTGAAGCCAACCTCCTTCAGGACGGCGTCCTCCACGACGATCTGCTGCTTGCAGTCGACGCAGATCTTTCTCGCGAGGCGCTGGGCGAGGACGAGGTTCACGCTCGCCGTGATGAGGAAGGGCTCGACACCCATGTTGAGGAGACGAGAGATCGTCGCCGGGGCGTCGTTCGTGTGCAGCGTCGAGAGCACCAAGTGGCCCGTGAGCGCCGCCTTGACCGCGATTTCAGCGGTCTCGAAGTCGCGGATCTCGCCGACCATGAGGACGTCCGGGTCCTGCCGGAGGAACGCGCGCAGGGCCATGGCGAAGTTGAGCCCGATCTCGTCGTGCATCTGCACTTGGTTGATGCCGTGGAGGTTGTACTCCACCGGGTCTTCCGCGGTGCTGATGTTGGTGTCGATCTTGTTGAGATCGGAGAGCGCCGAGTAGAGGGTCGTGGTCTTCCCGGAGCCCGTAGGGCCGGTGACGAGCACCATGCCCCACGGCTGACGGATGGCCCAAAGGAAGTCGTCGAGCGCCTTCCGGTCGAAGCCGAGCTTCGTCATGTCGAGCTGGAGGTTGCCCTTGTCGAGGAGACGCATGACGGTCTTCTCGCCCCAGAGGCACGGGAGGACGCTCACGCGGAAGTCCATCTCGCGGCCCTTGCCGAGCTTCAGCTTGATGCGCCCGTCCTGCGGGAGGCGACGCTCGGCGATGTCGAGCTGGCTCATGATCTTGATGCGGCTCGAGATCGCGTTCTTCAGCTTGACCGGGGGGCTCATCTCCTCGATGAGCACGCCGTCGACGCGGTACCGGACGCGCAGCGATTTCTCGTACGGCTCGATGTGGATGTCGCTGGCGCCCTTCTTGATGGCGTTCAGGAGGATCATGTTCACGAGGCGGATGACCGGCGCGTCCTCCGAGGCCTTCTCGAGCTCGACGAGGTTCAGGTCGTCGTCTTCGCCCGTGAACTCGATCTCGGACTCCTCGAAGCCCGCCATGACCTCGTCGTACGAGGGGCCGACGCTGTAGTTGCGCTCGATCGCCGCGAGGATCGCGTTCTCGGAGGCGATGACCGGCTCGATGTTGTAGCCGGTGAGGAACTTCAGGTCGTCGATGGCGTGGAGGTTCGTGGGGTCGGCCATCGCCACGATGAGCGAGCTGCCCGCGCGCGACACCGGGATGACCTTGTGCCGCTCGCACTGGTCGCGCTGGACGAGCTTCAGGATGTCGCCGTCGATCTCGTACTCGTCGAGCTGGATCGTGGGGACGCGGTACTGCTGCGACAGGAAATTCGTGATGTCTTGGTCGCTGACGAAGCCGAGCCTCGCGAGCGCCGCGTTCAGGTTCTGACCTGACCGCGACTGCTCGTCCTGGGCCTGCCGCAGCTGCGAAAGGGAGATGAGCTTCTCTCGAACGAGGAGCTCGCCGAGTCGGTTCTGGTTTGCCATACGTCCTCTTCGGGTGAGTCTACGGTGGTCCGCCGCGAATTCGTACGAGATTCCGCGGCGCCGGGCGCGAGCGCGACCGCGGCAGCGCTCGCACAGTGTGGTACCCTGCGGGTTGTCGTGGGACTGTTCGACCGCATCTTCGGCCGGGGGCGCGACGCCGCGAGGGCTCGCAGCGCCGAGGTGCGCGGCGAGCTCGCGAGGGCTGCCGAGCTCTACGCCGAGGCAGGGCGTCCGCTCGAGGCCGCCCGCGTGATGCTCCTCCGCGGCGACGGCGACCCGGACCACCGGGCGCGGCTGCAGCACTATACCCAGGCCGCGAAGCTCGCGCCGGAGGGCACCCCGGAGAACGTCGAGGCGAGGAGGAAGCGCGCGCTGCTGCTGCTCGCGCTCGTCGGCGACGTGGCGCTCTCCGCGGTCAATCGGCGCGACGTCGAGGACGCGGCCCGCGAGCTCGAGGCGGTGGGCGAGCACGAGCGCGCGGCCGAGGCCTACGCGAGCATCGACGACCGCGAGGGCGAGGCCCGGGCGCTCACAGCGGCGGGCGACGTCGAGAAGCTCGAGTTTCTGCTCGCGAGCGAGCAACACAAGGAGCGCGGCCAGCGCCGGCGACGCGACCGCAACGCCGAGGTCGATCTGCTCGTGACGAGCGGCCGCCGCCGCGAGGCGCTCGAGCTGCTCGAGCTGCTCGCGAGAGAGAGCCCCGACGACGCGACCGTGCGCGAGCGCGTGGCGAGCCTGCGCGCGCGGCTCGCGCGGGGGCCCATCGTGACCTTCGCGCTCGGCGCGCTCGGCGCGCTCGGCGAGGAGCGGCTCACGGTCGCGTTCGGCAGGGAGCTCGTGGTGGGCCGCACGGAGGGCACGGTGCTCGTGCCTTCTAGCGCAGTGAGCCGCCAGCACCTCGCCGTCACGCGCGAGGAGGGGGGCTTCTTCGTGCGCGATCTCGGCAGCCGCAACGGCACCCAGCTGCGCGGCCTCCCCATTCGCGGAGCGCTCCCCGTGGGCGAGGGCCTCGAGCTGAGGCTCGGTCGCGAGGTGCCGGTGCACGTGACCCCGAGCGCGCTGCTCGCTGGGGCCGTGCAGGTCGAGGTGCCGGGGCAGCGCGTGAGCTCGGCGTTCGGCCCGGTCGTCATCGCCGTGGGAGACGGGCAGTGGGTGCTTCGCGAGGGCGCCGACGGCCTCATCGAGCTCTCCGCCAAGGCCCCCGCCGCCTACCTGGGTGACGTGGCGCTCGGCGACGGGACGACGCTGCTCGTGGGCGACGCGCTCGCGGCAGAGCGTGGGGGTCCGGCGCGCCTGCGCGTCGTGGGCTGACGCGCAGTCGGTTGAACCGGGCGCTCGCCGCGCGCGCGCCGTGCGCAAAACATTGCACAACGCAGCTCCCCGCACCGCGGATAGACATGAGGCATGGATCGACGAAGGACGGCGTTGGCCTCGACGTGCTCGTTCGCGTTCGCGTGCGCCTTCGCGTGGCTCGCGGTCTTCCGCGGCTGCGCGGCGCCCGAGGGTTGCCTCGGCGGCGACGACGGGGTCTGCTCGCCACCCACGCCCTGCCGGGGGCTCACGTACACCTGCGCCGCGCCCGCGCTCGAGATGCGGCGCGTGGAGCGCGCCGCGGACCGCGCCTCCGGACCCGACGCCCTGGCCGCGACCGGCGATGTCCTCCTCCGCAACGACCACCTCCGCCTCGTGCTCGACGGCCTCGGCGCGCCGCACTTCCTCTCGCCGTCGGGCGGAGCGATCCTCGATCTCTCGCCGGTCGACTCCGCTGGCAATGGCGACGACGGAATAAACCAGATCTTTCAGGCGGTCGGGATCCTCCCCGGCGACGCGGTGCGCGCGACTCGCATCGACCTCGAGGATCGCTCACCGCGGTACGTCGCGGCGATCGTGCGGGGCACGCTCGACGGGCGCCCGAAGGTGTCCGTCGTGACCCGCTACGAGCTGCGCCCCTGCGAGCCGGGCGTGCGCGTACGGACCGAGCTGTTCCACGGGGGCGACTCGCCGGAGAGCTTCTTCCTCAGCGACGCGCTCTACTGGGGCGGTCGCAAGAGCGCGCCCTTCACGCCGCTCGCGGGGCGAGGCTTCGTCCACCCCGACCTCGACCTGCTCGAGCTCGATCGCTCCTTCGTCGAGCAACCGTTCCTCGCCTCGCGGCCGGAGCGTGAGGCCGCACCGTCCTACGCCGTGGTCGGGTGCGGGGAGGGCAAGCAGGCGCTCAGCGGCTTTCACAGCGACTCGATCTCCGCGGCCGGCCTCCCGCGCACGGTCGTCATGCCGGGCGACGCGCTGGCCTTCGAGCGGTTCTTCGTGGTGGCGCGCGGACCGGGCATGGGCGGCGCGGTGAGCGAGGCGCTCCGAGCGCGCGAGCAGCTCTTCGCGGAGCCCACGCGCACGGCGCGGGGTCGCGTGCGGCGCCCCGACGGGCGGCCCCTGACCGCCGCTGACCACGCGAGCGTGCTCGTCTACGAGCCGGGCCCCGGCGGCTCGCCCGCGCTCGACGCGCGGACGGTGTGGACCGAGGCGACGCTCGACGCGCAGGGCGCCTACCGGGTCGCCGTGCCCGCCGGCAAGCGCCTCGTCGCCGTGGCCCACACGCTAGGCCGCGCCGCCTCGCCGCCCGCGACGTTCACCACGCTCGGCGACGTCGAGGTCCCGGACCTCGTCTCACCCGAGCCGGGGCGCCTGGAGGCGCGGGTGGTCGACTCCGCGGGGCAGGCCGTGCGCGGCGAGCTCGTGCTCACGCCGGTGCGCGCCGAGGACGTCGCCGCAGCGCGGGGGTCGCTCTATGGCGCGTTCGACGTCGCGCACTGCGCGCCGTACCTGGGTCCTCCGCACGGCGGCTCCCCCGCGTGCAACCGGGCGCTGCTGGGCGCGGATGGGCGCGTGTCGGTCGCGGTGCCCGCGGGCCGGTACTGGGCGTACGCGACCGAGGGCCCATTCTCCACGCTCGCGCGCGCAGAGATCACCATCACCGACGGGGCGACCACGACGACCACGCTGGTGGTCGACAAGCTCCCGTCGCTGACGCCCGCGGGCGCCCTCTCGTCCGACTTTCACGTGCACGCCGGGGCGAGCTTCGACAGCAGCCTGCCGGAGATCGACCGCGCTCGTTCGTTCGTCGCGACGGGCATCGACGTGCTGGCCGCCACCGACCACGACGTCGTCACGACCTACGAGGCGGCGATCCGCGAGCTCGGTATCGGCGACCGCGTGCGCGTGATGCCCGGGGCGGAGACCACGGGACACATTCTCTTCTACCGACCGCCCGGCTCCGACATCCCGAAGGTGGTGGGGCACTACAACTTCTGGCCGCTGCGGTACGACGCCGCGCTGCCGCGGAACGGCCTCGCGTGGGACGAGCTCCTCGAGCCGGGCCCGCTCTTCGACCGCGTGTCGGCGTCGTTCGACGGCGCCGGCGTCATCCAGTTCAACCACCCGCTGGCCGGCTCGAGCTTCGGGCGCGACGAGGGGTTCCTCACGGCGATCGAGTTCGACGCGCGCAAGCCCGTGCCCGCGGAGCCTAGCGACGTCGGCCCCGGCCAGCTGCGCCGGAGCCGCGGCGGGCGCACCGCGCTCGACTACCACGTGCAAGAGGTGATGAACGGCACGAGCACGCGGCAGTTCCAGCAGTACCGGCTCGCGTGGTTCTCGCTGCTAAACCAGGGGATCCTGCGCGGCGGCACGGCGAACAGCGACTCGCACACGCTCGCCGTCGAGGTGCTCGGGTATCCGCGCAACCTCGTGCTCGGCGGCCACACGCTCCGCGCCTTCGACGTCGAGCGCTTCAACGCGGATGTCCGCGCGGGCAAGATGATCGGCACCAACGGGCCGGTCATCGACGCGAGCATCGAAGGGCGCGGGCCCTCCCTCGCGCCGCTCCGCGCGGCCGCCGACTCGGCGCTGACCCTCGAGGTCCGCGCGGCGCCGTGGATCCCGGTCGAGGAGATCCGCGTGCTCGTGAACGGCAAGGTGCGGCGCGTGCTGCGAGGGCCCGAGCTCACGCGGCCCACCGATCCGTTCGGACGCGCCGGCCTGGTGC comes from Myxococcales bacterium and encodes:
- a CDS encoding PHP domain-containing protein, giving the protein MDRRRTALASTCSFAFACAFAWLAVFRGCAAPEGCLGGDDGVCSPPTPCRGLTYTCAAPALEMRRVERAADRASGPDALAATGDVLLRNDHLRLVLDGLGAPHFLSPSGGAILDLSPVDSAGNGDDGINQIFQAVGILPGDAVRATRIDLEDRSPRYVAAIVRGTLDGRPKVSVVTRYELRPCEPGVRVRTELFHGGDSPESFFLSDALYWGGRKSAPFTPLAGRGFVHPDLDLLELDRSFVEQPFLASRPEREAAPSYAVVGCGEGKQALSGFHSDSISAAGLPRTVVMPGDALAFERFFVVARGPGMGGAVSEALRAREQLFAEPTRTARGRVRRPDGRPLTAADHASVLVYEPGPGGSPALDARTVWTEATLDAQGAYRVAVPAGKRLVAVAHTLGRAASPPATFTTLGDVEVPDLVSPEPGRLEARVVDSAGQAVRGELVLTPVRAEDVAAARGSLYGAFDVAHCAPYLGPPHGGSPACNRALLGADGRVSVAVPAGRYWAYATEGPFSTLARAEITITDGATTTTTLVVDKLPSLTPAGALSSDFHVHAGASFDSSLPEIDRARSFVATGIDVLAATDHDVVTTYEAAIRELGIGDRVRVMPGAETTGHILFYRPPGSDIPKVVGHYNFWPLRYDAALPRNGLAWDELLEPGPLFDRVSASFDGAGVIQFNHPLAGSSFGRDEGFLTAIEFDARKPVPAEPSDVGPGQLRRSRGGRTALDYHVQEVMNGTSTRQFQQYRLAWFSLLNQGILRGGTANSDSHTLAVEVLGYPRNLVLGGHTLRAFDVERFNADVRAGKMIGTNGPVIDASIEGRGPSLAPLRAAADSALTLEVRAAPWIPVEEIRVLVNGKVRRVLRGPELTRPTDPFGRAGLVRFTGKLPLSELLAGLPPDSDAWIVVEAGLPLFPSADLDRDGYPDTTDNNGDGSIDLDDRRGYGEDDAYVEPGRPSETDPRFHANVVAPGHWATAFTNPWLIDRGRDGWSAPGL
- a CDS encoding type IV pilus twitching motility protein PilT is translated as MSQQQPPELRVNLHQLLKAMVDKGASDMHITVGTPPLLRIDGEVIPLKLPPFGPTETKALCYSVLTEEQKIQFERDNELDLSFTVKGLSRFRANFFIQRGAVAGALRTIPFKILSFEELGLPPIISELTQKPNGLILVTGPTGSGKTTTLASIIDKINSEQRLHILTIEDPIEYLHPHKLSVVNQREVGQDTASFGGALKYVLRQDPDVVLLGELRDLETIEAALTISETGHLVFATLHTNSAISTINRIIDVFPPHQQEQIRSKLSFVLQAVISQQLLPRAGAPGRCMALEVLVPNVAIRNLIRESKIQQIYGQMQIGQDKFGMQTLNQSLFNLLMRRYVSLEEALSRSLEPEELRSMVEQRQTRPQR
- the pilB gene encoding type IV-A pilus assembly ATPase PilB: MANQNRLGELLVREKLISLSQLRQAQDEQSRSGQNLNAALARLGFVSDQDITNFLSQQYRVPTIQLDEYEIDGDILKLVQRDQCERHKVIPVSRAGSSLIVAMADPTNLHAIDDLKFLTGYNIEPVIASENAILAAIERNYSVGPSYDEVMAGFEESEIEFTGEDDDLNLVELEKASEDAPVIRLVNMILLNAIKKGASDIHIEPYEKSLRVRYRVDGVLIEEMSPPVKLKNAISSRIKIMSQLDIAERRLPQDGRIKLKLGKGREMDFRVSVLPCLWGEKTVMRLLDKGNLQLDMTKLGFDRKALDDFLWAIRQPWGMVLVTGPTGSGKTTTLYSALSDLNKIDTNISTAEDPVEYNLHGINQVQMHDEIGLNFAMALRAFLRQDPDVLMVGEIRDFETAEIAVKAALTGHLVLSTLHTNDAPATISRLLNMGVEPFLITASVNLVLAQRLARKICVDCKQQIVVEDAVLKEVGFNAEQIARCQGRLSKGAGCRTCNGSGYKGRVALYEVMRFTENLKEMVLQGSSTAELKLGAIKGGMCSLRAAGILKVLDGVTTTEEVLRVTMSDG
- a CDS encoding FHA domain-containing protein; the protein is MGLFDRIFGRGRDAARARSAEVRGELARAAELYAEAGRPLEAARVMLLRGDGDPDHRARLQHYTQAAKLAPEGTPENVEARRKRALLLLALVGDVALSAVNRRDVEDAARELEAVGEHERAAEAYASIDDREGEARALTAAGDVEKLEFLLASEQHKERGQRRRRDRNAEVDLLVTSGRRREALELLELLARESPDDATVRERVASLRARLARGPIVTFALGALGALGEERLTVAFGRELVVGRTEGTVLVPSSAVSRQHLAVTREEGGFFVRDLGSRNGTQLRGLPIRGALPVGEGLELRLGREVPVHVTPSALLAGAVQVEVPGQRVSSAFGPVVIAVGDGQWVLREGADGLIELSAKAPAAYLGDVALGDGTTLLVGDALAAERGGPARLRVVG
- a CDS encoding nitroreductase family protein, translated to MRARAAAFYQELRARRSVRSFSPKPVPREAIADAIRAAGTAPSGANLQPWRFVVVGDPATKRRIREAAEAEEHAFYGGRAPEEWLAALAPLGTDADKPFLETAPYLIAIFAESHGLAADGARTKHYYVQESVGIATGFLIAALHHAGLATLTHTPSPMGFLSKLLGRPAHERPYLLLVVGYPAEGAQVPTLRKKELDEIAVFL